A part of Olleya sp. Bg11-27 genomic DNA contains:
- a CDS encoding glycosyltransferase, whose product MKILLIGEYSRLHNSLKEGLIKFGHEVTIVGSGDGFKDYPVDIKINSKISKYSSLRFISKVLIRTLRINIIKLENYYNFNSILPQLKNYDVVQLINESVLKSYSNLEIRFLKKLTKQNHKLFLLSCGTDYLSVKYANDKKLKYSNLTPYHENDLKKEYKFVMQRLSPSHYKLHSFIFNITNGVIASDIDYHMPLLNHPKYLNIIPNAINTDNITYSPLLIKDTIHIFHGINSSNTIKKGGDIFEKALKIIANKYQDKVSIKTTYDIPYNEYIKIYNDAHILMDQVYSYDQGYNALEAMAKGKVVFTGAEQEWLDYYSLKEDTIAINALPNVDYLVEKLEWLILNPEKIIEISKNARAFIEKEHHYKNIAEQYLKTWKDA is encoded by the coding sequence ATGAAAATATTATTAATCGGAGAGTACAGCAGATTGCATAATTCTTTAAAGGAAGGTTTAATAAAATTTGGGCATGAGGTTACAATAGTAGGCTCAGGAGATGGCTTTAAGGATTATCCGGTGGATATTAAAATTAATTCTAAAATATCAAAATACTCTTCCTTAAGATTTATTAGTAAAGTACTTATTAGAACACTAAGAATAAACATCATAAAACTTGAGAATTATTATAACTTCAATTCCATATTGCCTCAATTAAAAAATTATGATGTTGTACAATTAATAAATGAAAGTGTATTGAAAAGTTATTCTAATTTAGAGATACGATTTTTAAAAAAGTTAACAAAACAAAATCACAAGCTTTTTCTTTTGTCATGTGGCACAGACTACTTAAGTGTGAAATACGCAAATGACAAGAAGTTAAAATACTCTAATCTAACACCTTATCACGAAAATGATTTAAAAAAAGAATATAAGTTTGTTATGCAACGTTTAAGTCCGTCACATTATAAATTACATTCTTTTATTTTTAATATAACAAATGGAGTTATCGCTTCAGATATAGATTATCATATGCCTTTATTAAATCATCCAAAATATTTAAATATTATCCCTAATGCCATCAATACAGATAACATCACTTATTCTCCTTTACTAATAAAGGACACAATACATATTTTTCATGGAATTAATAGTTCCAATACCATAAAAAAAGGAGGCGACATTTTTGAAAAAGCTTTAAAAATTATTGCCAATAAATATCAAGATAAAGTTTCAATAAAAACCACTTATGATATTCCATATAATGAATACATTAAAATTTATAATGATGCTCACATATTAATGGATCAAGTATACTCCTATGACCAAGGCTATAATGCATTAGAAGCTATGGCAAAAGGAAAAGTTGTGTTTACTGGCGCAGAGCAAGAATGGTTAGATTATTACAGTTTAAAAGAGGATACTATTGCTATAAACGCACTTCCCAATGTCGACTATCTTGTAGAAAAATTAGAATGGCTTATTCTAAACCCCGAAAAAATTATTGAAATTTCAAAAAATGCTAGAGCATTTATAGAAAAAGAACATCACTACAAAAACATTGCCGAACAGTATTTAAAAACATGGAAAGACGCCTAA
- a CDS encoding O-antigen translocase, producing the protein MKKVLDYINTNVLVKVASLNSVSVIVKIIAGFLTSKVIAIFIGSEGMALVGNLRNFVGSIQSISILGLYKGVVKYIAQFKKDTVQLSKILSTVFYLGFISTLLMSFLVYFKADYINDLIFKEYDNYAYIIQVFAVALPFYALNMFSFSILNGFAKYKYLIVFNIFGQILGAIITILLIWQEQIDGALIAVVVAESLIFLITVVGIINRRNFIPLIKASNFSLSFARKLSSYSGMALFSAIILPLIAILIRSYIIDNVGLKEAGFWEAMNRISKYYLLFVTTLLTMYILPRFSEIDNIKDFRKEVFGFYKSIIPVFAVGLIAIYFLRHFIVQVVLTDEFVPVEELFFWQLLGDFIKVLSVVIAYQFLAKRMFWHYIVTEAFSVVTLYFTSKILIDEFGVVGANMAYFVTNVMYYAIILLIFYSSLFGVIPEKTEER; encoded by the coding sequence TTGAAAAAAGTTCTAGATTATATAAATACTAATGTCTTAGTTAAAGTGGCTTCACTTAACTCTGTGTCTGTTATTGTGAAAATAATTGCGGGCTTTTTAACTTCAAAAGTCATAGCGATTTTTATTGGTTCAGAAGGGATGGCATTAGTTGGAAATTTAAGGAATTTTGTAGGTTCAATACAATCTATATCTATACTTGGATTGTATAAAGGGGTCGTTAAATATATCGCGCAATTCAAAAAAGATACTGTTCAGCTTAGTAAAATTTTATCTACAGTATTTTACTTAGGCTTTATATCAACATTGTTGATGTCATTTTTGGTATATTTTAAAGCAGATTATATTAATGATTTAATATTCAAAGAGTATGATAATTATGCTTATATCATTCAGGTTTTTGCAGTAGCGCTTCCGTTTTACGCATTAAATATGTTTTCATTTTCCATTCTCAATGGATTTGCCAAATATAAATATTTGATTGTCTTTAATATTTTTGGTCAAATTTTGGGAGCGATTATCACCATATTATTAATTTGGCAAGAGCAGATTGATGGCGCTTTAATAGCGGTAGTTGTGGCAGAATCACTGATATTTTTAATTACTGTAGTAGGGATCATTAATAGAAGAAATTTTATCCCATTAATAAAAGCGAGTAACTTTAGTTTGAGTTTTGCCCGAAAACTAAGTTCTTATTCTGGTATGGCTTTGTTTTCAGCAATAATTCTACCATTAATCGCGATATTAATTAGAAGCTATATTATTGATAATGTGGGGCTAAAAGAAGCTGGTTTTTGGGAAGCGATGAATCGAATATCAAAGTATTATTTGCTATTTGTAACCACACTTTTAACGATGTATATTTTACCAAGATTTTCTGAGATTGATAATATAAAGGATTTTAGAAAAGAGGTTTTTGGATTTTATAAGTCTATTATTCCCGTTTTTGCTGTTGGATTAATTGCCATTTACTTTTTAAGACATTTTATTGTTCAAGTTGTTTTGACTGACGAATTTGTTCCTGTTGAAGAATTATTCTTCTGGCAATTATTGGGTGATTTTATTAAAGTGCTGTCTGTAGTAATCGCTTATCAGTTTCTTGCAAAGCGAATGTTCTGGCACTATATTGTTACTGAGGCTTTTTCTGTAGTAACGTTATATTTTACTAGTAAAATATTAATAGATGAGTTTGGAGTTGTAGGGGCAAACATGGCGTATTTTGTTACTAATGTTATGTACTACGCTATTATCTTATTGATATTTTATTCTTCATTGTTTGGTGTTATTCCAGAAAAAACTGAAGAGCGCTAA
- a CDS encoding DegT/DnrJ/EryC1/StrS family aminotransferase gives MIKFLDLPKINARFESEFKTEFNAFLNSGVYVLGQGVTAFESNYAKYCGTKYCIGVSNGFDALILIFKGYLELGVLQKGDEVVVPANTFIASILAIMEVGLKPILIEPNMDSFNIEASEIEKHISGNTKAILIVHLYGQLCDVSEINALAKRNRLLVVEDAAQSTGAIDSLTSKRSGNLCDAAAFSFYPSKNLGALGDAGAVTTNNKALADVIFKLRNYGTASKYINDVLGVNNRLDEIQALFLNVKLKFLDADNAERVAIAKRYLLEVKNPRIKLPKCNGLRNHVFHLFVVMVDNRDHFIQYLKAHNIQPAIHYPIPPHKQKALKRFNVLKFPITEKIHDTCVSLPISPIMTDLEVTSVIKTLNDY, from the coding sequence ATGATAAAGTTTTTAGACCTACCAAAAATTAATGCACGTTTTGAGTCAGAATTCAAAACGGAGTTCAATGCATTTTTAAATTCTGGAGTTTATGTTTTAGGTCAAGGTGTAACCGCTTTTGAATCTAACTATGCTAAGTATTGTGGAACCAAATATTGTATTGGTGTCAGTAATGGTTTTGATGCTTTAATCTTAATCTTTAAAGGTTATTTAGAATTGGGTGTATTGCAAAAGGGAGATGAAGTTGTTGTGCCTGCTAATACATTTATTGCATCTATATTGGCTATTATGGAAGTGGGCTTAAAGCCTATTTTAATTGAACCTAATATGGATAGCTTTAATATAGAGGCATCAGAAATTGAAAAACATATTTCCGGAAATACTAAAGCGATATTGATTGTTCATTTATATGGGCAATTGTGTGATGTTTCTGAAATCAATGCGTTAGCCAAGCGTAATCGGTTATTAGTTGTTGAGGATGCTGCACAATCCACAGGTGCTATTGATAGTCTAACATCAAAACGATCTGGGAACTTATGCGATGCAGCAGCTTTTAGTTTTTATCCAAGTAAAAACTTAGGCGCTTTAGGAGATGCAGGAGCGGTCACTACTAATAATAAAGCATTAGCTGATGTTATTTTTAAATTAAGAAATTACGGAACAGCATCTAAATATATAAACGATGTATTGGGTGTAAATAATAGATTGGACGAAATTCAAGCGTTGTTTTTAAATGTTAAGCTTAAATTTTTGGATGCGGATAATGCAGAGCGTGTAGCTATTGCAAAACGCTATTTGTTAGAAGTAAAAAACCCAAGGATTAAATTACCCAAGTGTAATGGTTTGCGTAATCATGTGTTTCACCTATTTGTTGTTATGGTAGATAATCGCGATCATTTTATTCAGTATTTAAAAGCGCATAATATACAGCCTGCTATTCATTATCCAATTCCACCACATAAACAAAAAGCACTTAAACGATTTAATGTTTTAAAATTTCCAATAACAGAAAAAATTCACGACACTTGCGTGAGTTTACCTATTAGTCCTATAATGACTGATTTAGAGGTGACGTCAGTAATTAAAACCCTTAATGATTACTAA
- a CDS encoding GNAT family N-acetyltransferase: MEYHKDRFNDFSLLVFKGERLVAILPANIVEDRVYSHQGLTYGGLVFKENLKLNIVLLIFRALLKYLNDAQVKELQLKLLPSIYSALPNDEQSYIMFLLEAKLNRRDALSVIDYRHALRFSKNRLEGVKRGKKHGLLIKEEDSFESFWSTVLEPNLNEKHNVKPVHSLAEITALNTNFGKQIRQFNVYHNNQIIAGTTIFESKYVAHSQYISGNTKKNELGSLDFLHHHLITSVFNNKRFFDFGVSNINNGRQVNQGLQYWKEGFGARTVIQDFYTVDTSSYKILDTVLI, from the coding sequence ATGGAGTACCATAAGGATAGATTTAATGATTTCTCATTACTTGTGTTTAAAGGTGAAAGACTTGTTGCAATACTACCAGCAAATATCGTTGAGGATCGTGTTTACTCTCATCAAGGGTTGACGTATGGTGGCTTAGTGTTTAAAGAAAATTTAAAATTGAATATCGTTTTATTAATTTTCAGAGCACTTTTAAAATATTTGAACGATGCTCAAGTCAAAGAATTGCAATTAAAATTGTTGCCCTCTATTTATAGTGCATTGCCAAATGATGAACAGTCTTATATCATGTTTTTACTCGAAGCAAAACTAAATAGACGTGATGCTTTATCTGTAATTGATTACAGACATGCCTTGAGATTTTCTAAAAACAGGTTAGAAGGCGTTAAACGAGGAAAAAAACATGGTTTGCTTATTAAAGAAGAAGATAGTTTTGAATCTTTTTGGTCTACCGTATTAGAACCTAATTTAAATGAGAAGCATAATGTGAAACCGGTCCATAGTTTAGCAGAAATAACAGCATTAAATACCAATTTCGGGAAACAAATACGTCAGTTTAATGTCTATCATAATAATCAGATAATTGCTGGGACTACAATTTTTGAAAGTAAATACGTGGCGCATTCCCAGTATATATCGGGTAATACCAAAAAAAACGAATTAGGTAGTTTAGATTTTTTACATCATCATTTAATTACGTCTGTATTTAATAATAAACGATTTTTTGATTTTGGAGTGTCTAATATCAATAACGGAAGACAAGTTAATCAAGGTTTACAATATTGGAAAGAAGGTTTTGGAGCAAGAACAGTAATACAAGATTTTTATACGGTGGATACTAGCAGTTATAAAATTTTAGATACGGTATTGATATGA
- a CDS encoding nicotinamide mononucleotide transporter → MVTYTLVFLGFYWFGTTIKNQFFKHTVAIIFGISLVGNISTAFKYEQTFLTWSFYNLAQIIKNVIQGNVANIVKYVFYIINSILTFFDWRINGDVKKTKEE, encoded by the coding sequence TTGGTTACTTATACTTTAGTTTTTTTAGGATTTTATTGGTTTGGAACGACTATTAAAAATCAATTTTTTAAACACACCGTTGCTATTATATTTGGAATATCCTTAGTTGGTAATATAAGTACCGCTTTTAAATACGAGCAGACTTTTTTAACGTGGTCTTTTTATAACCTAGCACAAATTATTAAAAATGTAATACAAGGTAATGTTGCAAACATTGTTAAATATGTGTTTTACATTATAAATTCAATACTTACTTTTTTTGATTGGCGTATTAATGGCGATGTTAAAAAGACAAAAGAGGAGTAA
- the typA gene encoding translational GTPase TypA, with translation MANIKNIAIIAHVDHGKTTLVDKIMYHCQLFRENENTGDLILDNNDLERERGITITSKNVSVIYKDTKINIIDTPGHADFGGEVERVLNMADGVVLLVDAFEGPMPQTRFVLQKAIDLGLKPCVVVNKVDKENCTPDEVHEKVFDLMFELGAEEWQLDFPTVYGSAKNNWMSDDWRNETKNVEPLLDMVIEHVPTPVFPEGTTQMLITSLDFSSFTGRIAIGRLQRGSLVEGQQISLVKRDGSTTKSRVKELFIFEGLGRKRVESVQTGDICAVVGIEGFEIGDTIADVENPEGLKSIAIDEPTMSMLFTINDSPFFGKDGKYVTSRHIKDRLEKELEKNLALKLGETGSADKFMVFGRGVLHLSVLIETMRREGYELQIGQPQVIIKEIDGVKCEPVEELTIDLPETVSGRAVEFVTLRKGELLSMEAKGDRMICEFLIPSRGIIGLRNLLLTATAGEAIMAHRFKEYQPLKGAIAGRISGSLISMENGKAIPYSIDKLQDRGKFFVEPGEDIYEGQVIGENSRQDDMAVNITKAKKQSNVRSSGADDKAKIVPAIKFSLEEALEYIQKDEYVEVTPNHIRLRKIYLTENDRKRNKIA, from the coding sequence ATGGCTAATATTAAAAATATTGCAATTATTGCACACGTCGATCACGGAAAAACTACGTTGGTTGATAAAATCATGTACCACTGTCAATTGTTTCGTGAAAACGAGAACACAGGAGACTTAATTTTGGATAACAATGATTTAGAACGTGAAAGAGGAATTACAATTACTTCTAAAAACGTTTCTGTAATTTACAAAGACACAAAAATTAATATCATTGATACACCAGGTCACGCCGATTTTGGAGGAGAAGTAGAGCGTGTATTAAACATGGCTGATGGTGTTGTATTATTAGTGGATGCTTTTGAAGGACCAATGCCTCAAACGCGTTTTGTATTACAAAAAGCGATTGATTTAGGTTTAAAGCCTTGTGTGGTTGTAAACAAAGTAGATAAAGAAAACTGTACTCCAGATGAAGTACATGAAAAAGTTTTTGATCTAATGTTCGAATTAGGAGCAGAAGAGTGGCAGTTAGATTTTCCAACCGTTTATGGTTCGGCTAAAAATAACTGGATGAGTGACGATTGGAGAAACGAAACTAAAAATGTTGAACCATTATTAGATATGGTTATAGAGCATGTTCCTACGCCTGTTTTTCCTGAAGGAACAACTCAAATGCTTATTACTTCTTTAGATTTTTCTTCTTTTACAGGTCGTATCGCGATTGGTAGATTACAAAGAGGAAGTTTAGTAGAAGGACAACAAATCTCACTTGTAAAAAGAGATGGGTCTACAACTAAAAGTAGAGTTAAAGAATTATTTATATTTGAAGGTTTAGGACGTAAAAGAGTAGAAAGCGTACAAACAGGAGATATTTGTGCTGTTGTAGGGATTGAAGGATTTGAAATTGGTGATACAATTGCAGATGTTGAAAATCCAGAAGGTTTAAAATCAATTGCAATTGATGAGCCTACAATGAGTATGTTATTTACAATTAACGATTCTCCTTTCTTTGGTAAAGATGGTAAATATGTGACGTCTCGTCATATTAAAGATCGTTTAGAAAAAGAACTAGAAAAGAATTTAGCACTTAAACTAGGTGAAACTGGTAGTGCAGATAAATTTATGGTCTTTGGACGTGGTGTATTACACTTATCAGTTTTAATTGAAACTATGCGTCGTGAAGGTTATGAATTACAAATTGGACAACCACAGGTAATTATCAAAGAAATTGATGGTGTTAAATGTGAGCCAGTTGAAGAATTAACAATTGACCTTCCTGAAACTGTTTCTGGTAGAGCTGTAGAGTTTGTAACTTTACGTAAAGGTGAATTATTAAGTATGGAAGCAAAAGGAGATCGTATGATTTGCGAATTCTTAATTCCTTCTCGTGGTATTATTGGTTTACGTAACTTGTTATTAACAGCTACTGCTGGTGAAGCAATTATGGCACACCGTTTTAAAGAATACCAACCATTAAAAGGTGCTATCGCTGGACGTATTTCTGGATCTTTAATTTCTATGGAAAATGGTAAAGCTATACCTTACTCTATCGATAAATTACAAGATAGAGGTAAGTTTTTCGTTGAACCAGGTGAAGATATTTACGAAGGTCAAGTAATTGGTGAGAACTCTCGTCAAGATGATATGGCTGTAAACATTACTAAAGCTAAAAAACAAAGTAATGTACGTAGTTCTGGAGCAGATGATAAAGCTAAGATTGTACCAGCTATCAAGTTTAGTTTAGAAGAAGCATTAGAATATATCCAAAAAGATGAGTATGTAGAGGTAACACCAAACCATATTCGTTTACGTAAGATCTATTTAACAGAAAACGATCGTAAGAGAAACAAGATTGCTTAA
- a CDS encoding DUF4836 family protein, translating to MKKFICLLVIAFLFASCGTKNEESYFIPKDAVAVMYVNLKTLSEKSKGLDSKNLSINALIEDKAPEEVKAFVSEFMTSENLNKTFRKEFILGFGSFKRLSGFGGLALPIKDAAAFEAFIQPLLEKLHDLEKEENVGKDKDFTVYSTRELAIGWNNKTALIIGANNYASAELKDLTNLKKDESILATNYFDDFFDVKQDMGLHITSTPLGDAFDGLLNAFAGVKVNLEDNNLSYHGSFEDDHIYTNTNLKLNKDFTSLLGYKKWMTTSYSKSMLDALPNSPLLLAKISIDPEAYFDHITSLTDNKVLPVQAREELKKNLESANSESEREIGMSTKDIAKIFDGSLMFAMTEGKTVKDSVYDYNYYTGEKTYTIVNKKIPNMYGVIAIKDKSKFDNLLAKIQEKGAPFEEVSPNYYEIEKNAFMVITDDFIFFTNDVNKASEIKTNGKLANNLSDFEHKDKLSHSIYLYTKGNIAELSNDFAQSLGNMYNPYGGYNAYGSDTTMERFKDKSIAIYDKYFGENHYFVDTDGGESFTYTKGDKNSLIQTVLYGDELAKTMNTLMDDIENEEQEVITNDDEITETTIDAPAEDDEDSENIEIIEVIDEDDDSVYDIEETVIEDTESN from the coding sequence ATGAAAAAATTTATTTGTCTACTTGTTATTGCATTTCTATTTGCCAGCTGTGGTACCAAAAATGAAGAATCCTACTTTATCCCTAAAGATGCTGTAGCTGTAATGTACGTCAATCTTAAAACGCTTTCAGAAAAAAGCAAAGGCTTAGATTCAAAAAACCTAAGCATTAATGCTTTAATAGAAGACAAAGCTCCTGAAGAAGTAAAAGCGTTTGTATCCGAATTTATGACCTCAGAGAATCTAAACAAAACGTTTAGAAAAGAATTCATTCTTGGATTTGGTTCTTTTAAAAGACTCTCTGGATTTGGTGGTTTAGCATTACCAATTAAAGACGCTGCTGCTTTTGAAGCCTTTATACAACCACTATTAGAAAAATTACATGACTTAGAAAAGGAAGAGAATGTTGGTAAAGACAAAGACTTCACGGTATATTCTACTAGAGAATTAGCTATTGGTTGGAATAATAAAACGGCATTAATAATTGGTGCTAACAACTATGCCAGTGCAGAATTAAAAGACTTAACTAATTTAAAGAAAGACGAATCTATCTTAGCTACAAATTATTTTGACGATTTCTTTGATGTTAAACAAGATATGGGTTTACACATAACATCAACACCTTTAGGTGATGCTTTTGATGGATTACTTAATGCTTTCGCGGGGGTAAAAGTGAATTTAGAAGACAATAACCTATCGTATCATGGAAGCTTTGAAGACGACCATATTTACACCAACACAAACCTGAAATTAAATAAAGACTTCACCTCTTTATTAGGTTACAAAAAATGGATGACTACGTCTTACAGTAAATCTATGCTTGATGCATTACCAAATAGCCCATTACTTTTAGCAAAAATATCAATAGACCCAGAAGCCTATTTTGATCATATTACAAGTTTAACAGATAATAAAGTGCTACCTGTTCAGGCCAGGGAAGAATTGAAAAAAAACCTTGAAAGCGCTAACAGTGAATCTGAAAGAGAAATCGGTATGAGCACTAAAGATATCGCAAAAATATTTGATGGTTCTTTAATGTTTGCTATGACGGAAGGTAAAACAGTTAAAGACTCTGTATACGATTATAATTACTACACTGGAGAAAAAACGTATACAATAGTAAACAAAAAGATTCCTAATATGTATGGTGTTATTGCCATTAAAGACAAATCTAAATTTGACAATTTGTTAGCTAAGATCCAAGAAAAAGGAGCTCCTTTTGAAGAGGTAAGCCCTAATTACTATGAAATCGAAAAAAACGCGTTTATGGTAATCACAGACGATTTTATATTTTTCACTAATGATGTAAATAAAGCAAGTGAAATTAAAACTAATGGAAAACTAGCAAATAACTTATCTGATTTTGAGCATAAGGACAAACTATCTCACTCAATTTATCTTTACACCAAAGGAAACATTGCAGAACTAAGTAATGATTTTGCGCAATCTTTAGGTAACATGTATAATCCTTATGGCGGATACAATGCTTACGGAAGTGATACTACAATGGAGCGCTTTAAAGATAAAAGCATTGCTATATATGATAAGTATTTTGGTGAAAATCATTATTTTGTTGACACTGACGGCGGAGAGTCTTTTACTTATACTAAAGGTGACAAAAACTCATTAATTCAAACTGTTTTATATGGTGATGAACTAGCAAAGACAATGAATACTTTAATGGATGACATTGAAAATGAAGAACAAGAAGTGATTACAAATGATGATGAAATAACAGAAACCACGATAGATGCTCCTGCGGAAGATGATGAAGATTCGGAAAATATAGAAATAATAGAAGTTATTGACGAAGACGACGATTCTGTTTACGACATAGAAGAAACGGTTATCGAGGATACTGAATCAAACTAG
- a CDS encoding ATP-binding cassette domain-containing protein has product MQITIQNIIPNFFTPASSEVWSKNFELLPNSKYLIKAVSGSGKSSFFNFLYGLNNRYSGSILFDKTTIASFTEDDWTSIRRDKISIVFQGLRLFPELTALENIQLKNSLTNHKSESEILEMLAQLDVDQLAHKKAETLSYGQQQRIAIVRALCQPFQILLLDEPFSHIDQAQITNAVTLVTQEVEKNNATLIIASLGDTYNIDYTKTLLL; this is encoded by the coding sequence GTGCAAATTACTATCCAAAACATAATACCAAACTTTTTTACTCCAGCTTCATCCGAAGTCTGGAGTAAAAATTTTGAGTTACTACCAAATTCAAAATATTTAATAAAAGCAGTTTCGGGAAGTGGGAAAAGTTCATTTTTTAATTTTTTATATGGTCTAAACAACCGGTATTCTGGCTCTATACTATTTGACAAAACGACTATCGCTTCATTTACTGAAGATGATTGGACGTCTATTAGGCGAGATAAAATTTCGATTGTATTTCAAGGTCTTCGACTCTTTCCAGAATTGACAGCTTTAGAAAATATTCAACTAAAAAATAGTCTAACCAATCATAAATCTGAATCTGAGATTTTAGAAATGTTAGCACAATTAGACGTGGATCAATTAGCTCATAAAAAAGCTGAGACCTTATCTTACGGTCAGCAACAGCGTATTGCTATTGTTAGAGCCTTATGCCAACCGTTTCAGATTTTATTATTAGATGAACCCTTTAGCCATATAGACCAAGCCCAGATTACAAATGCGGTTACTCTAGTGACACAGGAAGTAGAAAAAAACAATGCAACTTTAATAATTGCCAGTTTAGGTGATACTTACAATATCGATTATACAAAAACACTATTGTTATGA
- a CDS encoding FtsX-like permease family protein, which produces MIDKLLKKQVDKSQLLFFALSSSLGLAILLIVIQLFIDTRSIFSSENDLLGNQNLIIYKDLGRDNAFTPKEIAELEQQPFINKTGGFTHGTYRVLASVTLPNYTGISTEMFLEAVGDEFLDIKSADWKWQPGDREVPIIIPKNYINLYNFGYAASTGMPQINEKIIRQIPIDLKLTGSSKTELYPAYILDASEKINSILVPESFLKYTNKTLSPLKESKISRIILDVTNPSDPKLLEFLASKKYNYLSNDVQNSKLSYVLKLILSIVLGIGLLITILSIYLVITNINLLILKNKQTITQLHFLGYSKTQIAKVYHTIAYKILAISIIVALLLSTISKFLISPYLELLQVEKNMTSIIYLVVISVVLFILLAMYYRKHTNSKIKQMIQPNTSLLTTEN; this is translated from the coding sequence ATGATTGACAAACTTCTAAAAAAACAAGTTGACAAATCTCAGCTGCTCTTTTTTGCGTTAAGCTCTAGTTTAGGTTTAGCCATATTGTTAATTGTGATCCAATTATTTATTGATACACGATCTATATTTAGTTCTGAAAATGACTTATTAGGTAATCAAAACCTAATTATTTATAAAGATTTAGGAAGAGACAACGCCTTTACACCAAAAGAAATAGCAGAACTTGAACAACAACCCTTTATTAATAAAACGGGAGGCTTTACACATGGGACTTACCGTGTGCTTGCCAGTGTTACACTACCAAACTACACCGGAATTTCTACGGAGATGTTTTTAGAAGCTGTAGGTGACGAGTTTTTAGATATTAAAAGTGCCGATTGGAAATGGCAACCAGGAGATCGAGAAGTTCCTATAATTATTCCTAAGAATTATATAAACCTGTATAATTTTGGATACGCAGCAAGTACAGGAATGCCGCAAATTAATGAGAAAATTATTAGACAAATTCCCATCGACTTAAAACTTACTGGGTCTAGTAAAACAGAACTATACCCTGCTTATATATTGGATGCTTCCGAAAAAATAAATTCTATTTTAGTTCCGGAATCCTTTTTAAAGTATACCAACAAAACATTAAGTCCTTTAAAAGAGTCTAAAATATCTAGAATAATTCTAGATGTTACCAACCCATCAGACCCTAAATTACTAGAGTTTTTAGCCTCCAAAAAATACAACTATCTATCTAATGACGTGCAAAACTCCAAACTGAGTTATGTCCTTAAATTGATATTGAGTATTGTTTTAGGTATTGGATTACTCATCACTATATTATCAATATACCTGGTTATTACCAATATTAATTTATTGATTTTAAAAAATAAGCAAACGATCACACAGCTTCATTTTTTAGGGTACTCTAAGACGCAAATAGCCAAAGTATATCACACTATCGCTTATAAAATCTTAGCCATTTCAATTATTGTCGCTTTACTATTAAGTACTATTAGTAAATTTTTGATTTCGCCGTATTTAGAACTGTTACAAGTTGAAAAAAACATGACTTCCATTATTTATTTGGTTGTGATAAGTGTTGTTCTTTTTATACTTTTGGCCATGTATTATCGTAAACATACCAATAGTAAAATCAAACAGATGATACAACCCAACACAAGTCTACTAACTACTGAAAATTAA